The following proteins come from a genomic window of Aricia agestis chromosome 19, ilAriAges1.1, whole genome shotgun sequence:
- the LOC121736613 gene encoding uncharacterized protein LOC121736613 isoform X5 codes for MSDKGFGDHINRNIVKNPLLSSAVTGLSIEDLTHNAVLLPAVPAQEMSSRQDKQTAEQTCTLGDANRNFQGGDVHFNAALSNLTLDDGANNNQFPNANATKSKKDDFDVNEYFARLQGTRYVSAPINTTQTLPETLPEESLEEINLNEEKQTDDAHSLTSDIAQNFSQLPTVLPQVASVVFSSFSNMLNLKSREQTPDEYNVREVAKPEMVQPKPEMFAPPPVEVKEVAPPPLKEPPATGLPNYRITTKKKVYAQIPGLSHEAQGSHTFPMASQAPPTYFLPDGGHQVLYQPANATAPVASEDNSQDRHTNTGMLGHDISIKPTEIPSVIDFSNPHVEDKREYEQQANAIKMPPFSLPPQQTNYNPTTQQTSTSSPPQQTPFSSPPQQTSFSLQTQEPTINPALKQTALQQMTANTSPQTTLFTSPPQQTAFSSPPQQTPFSSLPQQTPFSSPPQQTPFSSATQHIAVSSLPQQTPFSSPPQQTPFSSPPQQTPFSSPPQQTSFSSPPQQTPLSSPPQQTPFSSPPQQTPFSSQPQQTPFSTKTQPMPFSFPPQQPPFNPPPQSTNLQSQQTPYNLPSQQTPVIPPPPMFSNQQRRDSQTSVEKTILPPSVARRIAGSQPVMKQSTPSNIDMQNIFVPNMDVSSSDNVALNQHKQPQPAQMELTQNEGQNASVPAFFQPHQPGIKSASGSEINTNNPQPNAMDKFGCAELKLSQDVQSQPSSEISKPDTALFYNPNSTPAGTDSKPYNAAPDNSLGQYLSQNTALPPNDPPKQVAEPPKMTSSINFRLNKKRPQYYAGPIEGVGSISNNVKPIINPVQPSTFQGSLFTPNVEEPVVNPASNYPVADQSSTPFDISQTPDTFTSYDYNNQQDQTPVYNTPFDMSRPTTESVEQSTESKGFGIIGSLKSKLSSIDINKLQNTVTTFFDPAYNTKVEQKTGSDNFGQYQSVPQYSENDRSIEMFVPTVDQTQGYYQNYQAPGTDYYHQNQRYPNDPNVQYHNQGNSMTSNYYNWYGNQPQDNLDSMYGSNVNQNQHLIYQENIQHTVPTQTGATTIPSAPILESNPDSSHINQDGSGTSNFFKSSPQQQIFENISSPPANKIDLGFEPLAKTLNSSISEQDVVGRVTEISENKFDSRQNQPNQEAVTFYNFGQENKATAANSENNLQSTFTSQYQQSGTVGLFNTPITQSQLFADAPLMQNIDKEPPSTDTQLYSLMSANKSDNMISSSECFDKEDQLNINSNAQSKEQDIHNESIKSQDNYFTDNSLHKFSDFSESSDKDEEFCQSKYDQDFYQPKYEGAPLSFVGCEKKEAKAEQKSLIAEHQVKPTDIFQSMPSLGINDFKDLCIPFSIEQSFNSGDSNTKSGTEKIDDKSKDTNVSTQPLLSYFQQTSNEISASLFSQATSSSVPVTNIDVLHSKKDSAVEGIENQVSELNICETCREVNKPEVEEKEVEDLTTQLIENITAPIQLLNPVGGLTDSTFSETPVPENIIENIKPVIELLEDDSPAPAYGWSVEDSYEPNATADHTYSQTHTESNISSFFQNKSLSYENIPKNASDEIKAEYQSSQDDYSNLLRQLGLPNAPADDETKSDEGCIDVHSIEQDAKNDFPIYDEFTIEPSETDDDKIETMERTRSFEEPSEEPPVEPESFTHRVERYKRLETAVDATENVFDIHKDTKPLNVPTSISPAITIASYFDTGNYAVETHYKNSLTSPTDINTYNFDSQPSMSIPPGFEEEYKRRMSGTGRTLYSGSNIIQSSNIISDNRTQTSVSTLSEYTESPKTCDNQTEEIEELKNEPVESERLPAFANIVKSQPEPSESISQAVKDVNKSQLNVQEEKKPLEDPISFFSAPEPTEQPDAYSNFSRLSSYFATPSKPDHSKSFFELSESQNHYRHNQTANKSEAIESSVKTFFKNKIPAANIPSSLAQTDLVNDLTSTAFFSPKDVFTTVGYCTVEYDACSPDNVGKPEIPLKRDIGDEIEIKNGVGDTDMVGNIESIIKRCKICCDITAGVRKIDVNTKYIKFRKCMDETLNKSDQSGDEKMATKEENKSVTVNFLDHALHEEHNDEVSLMAKNRTSAEYSPVKYHWFYQVDSEDKSNWRGFSVADSAALENAYNSPDLTASTTVPTDGGRYDVNVVGRLRTAVYWQDTPTNVIRCSWFYKGTTDGRYVPYSEEVSELLEDEYRHGVRTGEWHRRLLLPDGAVVVMHGPTVMVHFHSAAQDLAAAAQSAVRTWVVRRGSDEADIDETEPADVDHLLFLCHGVGSACDMRFRPVEKVVDDFRATSLQLIQSHYKNSYESGTVGRIEVLPISWHWRLHSGETGVDRRLAAVTLDSIPRLRAFTNDTILDVLFYTSPVYCQTIVDTVCGELNRIYALFRARNPRFRGGVSLGGHSLGSVILYDLLCHQTEKPQECPSKRYVSGAAGTGQPTVRYPALDFSPDALYALGSPIAIFECIRGVDVLGQDFKLPTCKNFFNIFHPYDPIAYRIEPMINPVLRDVKPLLIPHHKGRKRMHLELKDTMARVGADIKQRVIETIKSTWSSVWKTAPPPTDHQLEKVVEEELEKEQLTEEPKEDKSCDVQQALPEMLGQLNGGRRVDHVLQEAPLEMINEYLFAMSSHVGYWESEDTMLLILREIYDAVDVRPDAALPQPNMTVERTRRPQDSPVHSDASTSRNAS; via the exons ATAAACAAACAGCGGAGCAAACATGCACCCTGGGGGACGCCAACAGAAATTTCCAGGGCGGTGATGTCCATTTCAACGCAGCCTTATCGAACCTAACTCTAGATGACGGTGCGAATAATAACCAGTTTCCAAATGCAAACGCAACAAAGTCGAAGAAAGACGATTTTGACGTGAACGAATACTTCGCTAGGCTCCAAGGTACGAGGTATGTGAGCGCACCGATAAACACGACTCAAACGCTGCCGGAGACGCTCCCTGAAGAGAGTTTGGAGGAGATAAACCTAAACGAAGAGAAACAAACAGACGATGCGCATAGTCTCACGTCAGATATCGCGCAGAACTTCTCCCAACTACCCACAGTTCTGCCGCAGGTCGCGAGCGTCGTGTTCAGCTCGTTTTCTAATATGTTGAACCTGAAAAGCAGAGAACAGACGCCCGATGAGTATAATGTGAGAGAAGTTGCGAAGCCAGAGATGGTACAACCAAAACCGGAGATGTTTGCGCCCCCACCGGTAGAAGTAAAGGAGGTGGCACCACCGCCGTTGAAGGAACCGCCTGCTACAG gTTTACCAAATTATCGCATCACAACGAAGAAGAAAGTGTATGCGCAAATCCCTGGTTTGAGCCATGAAGCTCAGGGTTCTCACACATTCCCAATGGCGTCTCAAGCGCCGCCAACCTATTTTCTACCAGATGGTGGTCATCAAGTATTATACCAACCAGCCAATGCAACTGCGCCTGTAGCGAGCGAAGACAATAGTcaagacagacatacaaacacaGGAATGTTGGGCCATGATATCTCAATTAAGCCTACAGAAATACCAAGCGTTATAGACTTTAGCAACCCTCATGTTGAGGATAAAAGAGAATATGAACAACAAGCAAATGCGATAAAAATGCCGCCTTTCAGTTTACCGCCGCAACAAACGAATTACAATCCGACAACTCAGCAAACGTCCACTAGCTCACCGCCACAGCAAACGCCTTTTAGTTCACCACCACAGCAAACATCATTCAGCCTACAAACTCAGGAACCTACTATCAATCCTGCACTTAAGCAAACAGCACTACAGCAAATGACAGCCAATACATCACCACAGACAACGCTCTTTACTTCACCACCACAGCAAACGGCTTTCAGTTCACCACCTCAGCAAACGCCTTTCAGTTCACTGCCACAGCAAACGCCGTTTAGTTCACCACCACAGCAAACGCCATTCAGTTCAGCGACACAGCATATTGCTGTCAGTTCACTACCTCAGCAAACGCCGTTCAGTTCACCACCACAGCAAACGCCCTTTAGTTCACCACCGCAGCAAACGCCATTCAGTTCACCACCACAGCAAACGTCCTTTAGTTCACCACCGCAGCAAACGCCACTCAGTTCACCACCGCAGCAAACGCCATTCAGTTCACCACCGCAGCAAACGCCATTCAGTTCCCAACCGCAGCAAACGCCATTCAGTACAAAGACGCAGCCAATGCCTTTTAGTTTCCCACCACAACAACCGCCTTTTAATCCGCCACCTCAATCCACCAATTTACAATCGCAGCAAACACCCTACAATTTACCATCGCAGCAAACGCCAGTGATACCTCCACCGCCGATGTTTTCTAACCAACAACGGAGGGACAGCCAAACGTCTGTAGAAAAAACTATTCTTCCTCCATCAGTTGCTAGGCGTATTGCTGGAAGTCAACCAGTTATGAAACAAAGTACTCCATCGAATATAGATatgcaaaatatatttgtaccaAATATGGATGTCAGTTCATCAGACAACGTGGCTTTAAATCAACACAAACAACCTCAACCGGCACAAATGGAATTAACTCAAAATGAAGGACAAAATGCTAGTGTCCCAGCATTTTTCCAACCACATCAACCTGGTATAAAGAGTGCGAGTGGTTCGGAAATTAATACAAATAACCCACAACCCAATGCGATGGATAAATTTGGATGTGCAGAATTAAAATTATCTCAAGATGTTCAAAGCCAACCTAGCTCAGAAATTTCGAAACCAGATACTGCATTGTTTTATAATCCCAATAGTACTCCAGCGGGGACTGATTCAAAACCATATAATGCCGCACCAGACAATTCATTAGGTCAATATTTATCTCAGAATACTGCTCTCCCACCAAATGATCCGCCTAAACAAGTTGCAGAGCCTCCTAAAATGACTAGCTCCATAAACTTTAGATTAAATAAGAAAAGACCTCAGTACTATGCGGGCCCGATAGAAGGTGTTGGAAGTATAAGTAATAACGTTAAACCAATAATAAATCCAGTGCAACCCTCGACATTCCAAGGATCACTGTTCACTCCCAATGTGGAAGAACCAGTCGTGAACCCCGCGAGCAATTACCCCGTAGCAGACCAATCAAGCACTCCCTTTGATATAAGTCAAACGCCTGACACATTTACGTCGTATGATTATAACAATCAGCAAGATCAAACCCCAGTTTACAATACACCGTTTGATATGAGCAGACCGACAACGGAAAGTGTAGAACAGAGTACGGAATCAAAAGGATTTGGAATAATTGGCTCTTTGAAATCTAAACTTAGTTCTATAGATAtcaacaaattacaaaatacgGTCACAACATTTTTTGATCCAGCATATAATACGAAAGTGGAACAGAAAACCGGCTCAGATAATTTTGGCCAATACCAAAGTGTTCCACAATATTCAGAGAATGATAGAAGTATTGAAATGTTTGTACCAACTGTTGATCAAACACAAGGTTATTATCAAAACTACCAGGCTCCTGGTACAGATTATTACCATCAGAACCAAAGATATCCCAATGACCCAAACGTTCAATATCACAATCAAGGTAATTCAATGACCAGTAACTATTATAACTGGTACGGTAACCAACCACAAGACAATCTTGACAGTATGTATGGGAGTAATGTGAACCAAAATCAACATTTGATTTACCAAGAAAATATACAACATACTGTCCCTACTCAGACAGGAGCCACTACTATTCCAAGTGCCCCAATTTTGGAAAGCAATCCTGATTCTAGTCACATTAATCAAGATGGCTCTGGAACATCCAATTTTTTCAAGTCAAGCCCACAACAacaaatttttgaaaatatttcttCGCCGCCGGCAAATAAAATCGATCTCGGATTTGAACCACTTGCAAAAACTTTGAACTCAAGTATATCGGAACAAGATGTGGTCGGTAGAGTCACAGAAATATCAgaaaataaatttgattcaCGTCAAAATCAACCTAATCAAGAAGCTGTAACATTTTACAACTTTGGACAAGAAAACAAGGCAACTGCTGCAAATTCAGAAAACAATTTACAATCAACTTTTACAAGTCAATATCAACAATCTGGGACAGTCGGCCTATTTAATACTCCAATAACACAATCCCAATTATTTGCTGATGCTCCACTAATGCAAAATATTGATAAAGAACCTCCATCTACAGATACACAGCTCTATTCATTAATGAGTGCAAATAAGTCTGATAATATGATTTCTAGCTCTGAATGTTTTGACAAAGAAgatcaattaaatattaacaGCAATGCGCAAAGTAAGGAGCAAGACATACATAATGAGAGTATAAAATCCCaagataattattttactgataATAGCTTACATAAATTTAGTGACTTCTCAGAATCAAGTGACAAAGACGAGGAGTTTTGTCAGTCTAAATACGATCAAGATTTCTACCAACCGAAATATGAAGGAGCACCGTTAAGCTTTGTTGGCTGTGAAAAGAAAGAAGCCAAAGCTGAACAAAAATCTCTGATCGCAGAGCATCAAGTTAAACCAACTGACATTTTTCAGTCAATGCCAAGTTTGGGCATTAATGATTTTAAAGATTTGTGTATTCCTTTTAGTATTGAACAGAGTTTTAATTCAGGCGATTCAAACACGAAATCGGGAACTGAAAAAATCGATGATAAATCAAAGGACACGAATGTTTCAACACAACCGCTTCTATCATACTTTCAACAGACTTCAAATGAAATTTCTGCGTCATTATTTTCTCAAGCAACAAGCTCTTCCGTGCCGGTCACTAATATTGATGTATTACATTCAAAGAAAGATAGTGCAGTCGAAGGTATAGAAAATCAAGTTTCGGAATTAAATATTTGCGAAACATGTCGGGAAGTAAATAAACCGGAAGTGGAAGAGAAGGAAGTTGAAGATTTAACTACGcaattaattgaaaatataaCTGCTCCCATACAGTTGCTGAATCCAGTTGGTGGGCTCACTGACTCAACATTTTCAGAGACTCCAGTCCCTGAAAATatcattgaaaatattaaacctGTTATCGAGTTACTAGAAGATGACAGTCCGGCGCCCGCGTACGGTTGGTCAGTTGAAGATAGTTACGAGCCTAATGCTACGGCTGATCACACATATAGCCAAACGCACACAGAATCAAATATATCAAGCTTCTTTCAAAATAAATCTCTTTCGTATGAAAATATCCCAAAAAATGCTAGCGATGAGATTAAAGCTGAGTATCAAAGCTCTCAAGATGATTATTCTAATCTTCTCCGCCAGCTCGGCTTACCGAACGCACCTGCCGATGATGAGACAAAATCCGATGAAGGCTGCATTGACGTTCACTCTATAGAACAAGATGCTAAAAACGATTTTCCTATTTACGACGAATTCACAATCGAACCGTCTGAAACCGATGACGATAAAATTGAGACAATGGAACGTACCAGAAGCTTTGAAGAGCCAAGCGAGGAGCCTCCTGTAGAACCTGAATCTTTTACACATAGAGTTGAAAGATACAAGCGTTTGGAGACAGCGGTTGATGCGACTGAAAATGTATTCGATATACACAAAGACACGAAGCCGCTAAATGTTCCGACATCGATAAGTCCAGCAATAACTATCGCATCATATTTCGATACCGGAAACTATGCCGTAGAGACACACTATAAAAACTCATTAACCTCACCGACAGacataaatacatataattttGATTCACAACCGTCCATGTCCATTCCCCCTGGGTTTGAAGAAGAATATAAAAGAAGAATGAGCGGCACGGGTCGCACGCTCTATTCGGGatcaaatattatacaatcttcGAACATTATATCAGATAACAGGACGCAGACTTCGGTTTCAACGCTATCCGAATACACCGAAAGTCCAAAAACGTGTGATAACCAGACGGAAGAAATTGAAGAGTTGAAAAATGAACCTGTCGAGTCTGAAAGACTTCCGGCTTTCGCCAACATAGTTAAATCGCAGCCGGAACCATCAGAGTCTATATCACAAGCTGTAAAAGAcgttaataaaagtcaattaaaTGTTCAAGAGGAAAAGAAGCCTCTGGAAGATCCGATTAGCTTCTTTTCCGCTCCAGAACCAACCGAGCAGCCCGATGCCTACAGCAACTTCAGTAGACTATCCAGTTACTTTGCCACGCCGAGTAAACCTGATCATTCGAAGTCTTTTTTTGAGTTGAGCGAATCACAAAACCATTATAGGCATAACCAAACGGCGAACAAATCTGAAGCTATAGAGAGTAGTGTAAAaacgttttttaaaaataaaataccagCAGCGAACATTCCAAGTAGCTTAGCACAAACAGATCTAGTTAACGACCTGACTTCAACAGCGTTTTTTAGCCCTAAAGATGTATTTACGACTGTAGGTTATTGTACAGTGGAATATGATGCCTGTTCTCCTGATAATGTGGGGAAACCAGAAATTCCTTTGAAACGAGACATAGGCGATGAGATAGAAATCAAAAACGGTGTAGGTGATACAGATATGGTAGGTAACATAGAAAGTATTATTAAGAGATGTAAAATTTGCTGTGATATTACCGCCGGAGTTAGAAAAATAGACGTGAACacgaaatatattaaattcagAAAGTGTATGGACGAAACGTTAAATAAATCTGACCAAAGTGGCGACGAAAAAATGGCAactaaagaagaaaataaatcgGTTACTGTCAATTTTCTAGACCACGCCTTGCACGAGGAACACAACGATGAAGTGTCTTTGATGGCAAAG AACCGTACATCGGCAGAGTACTCCCCGGTGAAGTATCACTGGTTCTACCAGGTGGACAGCGAGGACAAGTCCAACTGGCGAGGGTTCTCAGTCGCCGACTCCGCCGCACTGGAGAATGCTTATAACAGTC cGGATCTCACTGCCAGCACGACCGTGCCGACGGACGGGGGTCGGTACGACGTGAACGTGGTCGGCCGTCTGCGTACCGCTGTCTACTGGCAGGACACGCCCACCAATGTTATAAG ATGCAGTTGGTTCTACAAAGGCACGACGGACGGGCGGTACGTGCCGTACTCTGAAGAAGTTTCGGAGCTCCTGGAG GACGAGTACCGACACGGCGTCCGCACGGGCGAGTGGCACCGGCGGCTGCTGCTGCCGGACGGCGCGGTTGTGGTGATGCACGGCCCCACCGTCATGGTGCACTTCCACAGCGCCGCGCAGGACCTTGCCGCCGCCGCC CAATCAGCAGTCCGCACGTGGGTGGTGCGACGAGGCTCCGACGAGGCCGACATAGACGAGACGGAGCCGGCCGACGTCGACCACCTGCTGTTCCTGTGCCACGGCGTCGGCTCCGCCTGCGACATGCGCTTCCGGCCCGTCGAGAAAGTGG TGGACGACTTCAGGGCGACTAGCCTGCAGCTGATCCAGTCCCATTACAAGAACTCGTACGAGAGCGGCACCGTCGGCAGGATCGAA GTGCTGCCGATCTCGTGGCACTGGCGGCTGCACTCGGGCGAGACGGGCGTGGACCGGCGGCTGGCGGCGGTGACGCTAGACAGCATCCCGCGCCTGCGCGCCTTCACCAACGACACCATACTCGATGTGCTGTTCTACACCAGCCCCGTCTACTGTCAG ACGATAGTGGACACGGTGTGCGGCGAGCTGAACCGCATCTACGCGCTGTTCCGCGCCCGCAACCCGCGCTTCCGCGGCGGCGTGTCGCTCGGCGGACACTCGCTCGGCAGCGTCATACTCTACGACCTGCTGTGCCATCAGACGGAGAAG CCGCAGGAGTGTCCGAGCAAGCGGTACGTGTCGGGCGCGGCGGGCACCGGCCAGCCCACCGTGCGCTACCCCGCGCTAGACTTCAGCCCCGACGCGCTGTATGCCCTTGGCAGTCCCATCG CGATATTCGAGTGTATTCGCGGAGTGGACGTCCTGGGACAGGACTTCAAACTGCCCACCTGCAAGAACTTCTTCAACATCTTCCATCCCTACGACCCTATAGCTTACAG AATAGAACCAATGATAAACCCGGTGCTGCGTGACGTGAAGCCACTGCTCATCCCCCACCACAAGGGTAGGAAGAGGATGCATCTCG